Part of the candidate division WOR-3 bacterium genome is shown below.
GATGAGTGCGATATAAATTCCCTCTGAAGTATTATGGGTGAAAGTAATCTCATCAGGCAGGGCGCCGATGAATTCCGCTGCCATAGAACGTGCCCTGTCCACACGCCTGAAGTATTCCTCGATATCGAACTCCGCCTGATGTAGATAAGTATTAATGCACTCGTCAACGGCCCGAACTCCTGAAAGAGAGATCGGACCGGTTCCGCCGTGATTAAAATAGATGAATTCTTTTGTAATGGGAAATTCTTCCCTTATTTTATCCATATCTCCGGATTCAAGGTTCAATCGGTTCATTACTCCTCCCCCATGCCTCTTCGGGGATTTCATAGTAAAAAGGAGAAATATCAGTATACAGAGAACCTCCACGCAGGGTCTCGCGCTGCCGGGCGCAGGTGATAAAAAGTTTTTTGCGTGCCCGGGTTATCCCGACATACAACAATCTCCTCTCTTCTTCATAATCCCTTAAATCATCCTGTGATTTATAGTGCGGTATCAGACCGTCTTCAAAGCCGGTGATGAAGACGATATCAAATTCCAGACCCTTGGCATTATGGAGGGTCATCAAACTCACACGTTCCGCGGTTCCGGTCCATTCGTCGATATCGCTTCTCAACGAAACATCGGCTAAATAATCCTGAATCCCGGCGTCAGGATGCTGTTTCACGTACTCTCTGATGGAGATCAACAGTTCCTCGACATTCTTACGCCTGATGTAATCGGCGTCGCTTTTGTCCACATTCAAACTGTCGAGGTATCCGGAATCCTGAACGATCTTTAAGACGAGTTCATAAAGGTCTGTTTTATCACGTTCTTTTCTGAATCCCTCCATCATCCCGACAAAAGAAAGAATTCTCTTTTTAGTGTTCTTATCGATATTTGCGACCTTCTCGACCTGCTGAAGAACCTGATAGAGTGGAATCGAATTCATCTCACTGTATTGCAATAACTTCCGCAGGGTCACATAACCGATCTTACGCGCCGGAACATTGATGATCCGCCTCAAACTGACACTGTCACGTATATTGCTTATCACCTTTAAATAAGCAAGCACATCCTTTATCTCCGCACGGTCGTAGAACTTTAATGCGCCGACCACCTCATAAGGTATTTGATATCGTATAAAACAGTCTTCGAAGATCCGGGACTGATAATTGATTCTGTAAAAGACCGCGATACTGCTCAGATTCTTTCCTTTAAATTTCGACTCGAGTATTTTGCGCGCCACATAAGCCGCCTCAGTATAAGCGTCAGAGCCAGCATAAAACTCCAGTTTTTCGCCGACTTCATTATCACACCACAGGACTTTTGACTTACGGTATTCATTGTTACTGACGACCGCGGAAGCCGCTTCCAGAATCGTCTTTGTGGAGCGGTAATTCTGTTCCAGCTTTATGACAACGGCATCGGGAAAGTCCTTTTCAAAATCGAGGATATTTCTTATTTCAGCACCGCGCCAGGAATAGATCGACTGGTCGTCGTCACCGACCACGCAGAGATTGCGGTGTTTTCCGCACAGCAACTTCGTCAAAATATACTGTGCCCGGTTTGTATCCTGATATTCATCGACCAAAATATATTTAAAACGATTCTGATAATAATCCAATGTCGGACCGTCGTTCTTTAAAAGCTCGACAGCCTTCATAATCAAATCACCGAAATCGAGTGCGTTGTATTCAATAAGTTTTTTGTTATACAATTTGTAAATCTCCCCTATGACTTCATCGATAGATTCAGGAATACGCAGGTCCTGTTTTATTCTGTTGATCCGCGAAGCCGCGAGAGAAGGAGGAAAATATCTGGTGTCGACATTCAATTCTTTAAGGCACTCTTTAATCAAGCTGAGCTGGTCGTGTTCATCATAGATCGTGAAGTTATCGGAGACACCGAGCAATTCCTGCAGGTCTTTTCTGGAACAGAGGCTTGTTCTCAAGATACGCACACAGGTCGAGTGATAGGTCCTGATCCAGATATCACGGCAATCGCCCAGCAGATGAAGAACCCGGGTTTTCATCTCATCCGCCGCCTTATTGGTGAATGTTATTGCCAGGATGTTTTCCGGTT
Proteins encoded:
- a CDS encoding ATP-dependent DNA helicase PcrA; the protein is MIDYLAELNSEQQKAVKTKQGPILILAGAGSGKTRVITYRIAYLIQQKYTKPENILAITFTNKAADEMKTRVLHLLGDCRDIWIRTYHSTCVRILRTSLCSRKDLQELLGVSDNFTIYDEHDQLSLIKECLKELNVDTRYFPPSLAASRINRIKQDLRIPESIDEVIGEIYKLYNKKLIEYNALDFGDLIMKAVELLKNDGPTLDYYQNRFKYILVDEYQDTNRAQYILTKLLCGKHRNLCVVGDDDQSIYSWRGAEIRNILDFEKDFPDAVVIKLEQNYRSTKTILEAASAVVSNNEYRKSKVLWCDNEVGEKLEFYAGSDAYTEAAYVARKILESKFKGKNLSSIAVFYRINYQSRIFEDCFIRYQIPYEVVGALKFYDRAEIKDVLAYLKVISNIRDSVSLRRIINVPARKIGYVTLRKLLQYSEMNSIPLYQVLQQVEKVANIDKNTKKRILSFVGMMEGFRKERDKTDLYELVLKIVQDSGYLDSLNVDKSDADYIRRKNVEELLISIREYVKQHPDAGIQDYLADVSLRSDIDEWTGTAERVSLMTLHNAKGLEFDIVFITGFEDGLIPHYKSQDDLRDYEEERRLLYVGITRARKKLFITCARQRETLRGGSLYTDISPFYYEIPEEAWGRSNEPIEP